In the genome of Paenibacillus sp. GP183, the window AAGCCGTATGGATGAGATCATTCAGATCCTTTGGAAAGCAGGAACCGCCATAACCCAAGCCTGCTCTCAGGAAATGCGGACCAATGCGGTGGTCCATTCCCAGACCCATCGAGACGTCCACAATGTCAGCTCCGCAGACATCGCAAATACGGGATATTTCATTAATGAAAGAAATTTTCGTCGCCAAAAAGGCATTAGAAGCGTATTTGATCATTTCGGCTTCAGCGAAGCCGGTAACCACATAGGGCGCGTTCAAATTCTGGTATAATTCCTGCATGACTTCGAGCGGCTCACGCCGTTTCAGGCCAATAACAATGCGGTCCGGTTGAAGCGAATCCTGTATCGCTGTTCCTTCCCGCAAAAACTCGGGGCTCGAAACGATATCGAATAGCTGATGATCGACCCCGTTATCAAGCAAGGTTTGTTCAATCCATTCGTTCGTGCCGGGTGGGACCGTGCTTTTGGTAACAATCGTTTTATATGAAGAAATCAAGCCGGATAACTTCTCGACAACTGCGTGGACGGCAGAAAGATCAAGGCTCCCGTCGGATGCGGGAGGAGTTCCCACAGCAATAACAATAATGGAAGCCCGGCCGATACAATCATCCATCGTATGGGAAAAATATAACCGCCCCGCCTCCCGCTGTTCCGCAACCAGTTCCGATAACCCGGGTTCGAAAAAGGGAACCGATCCTTGGGTGATCCTTATCATTTTTTCGGTATCCTTATCGATGCACTGGGTTTCATGTCCTAATTTTGCCAACACTGCTGCTGTACACAGTCCTACGTACCCGGCTCCAATCACACACACGATCAAATGCCCGCTCTCCTTTAGACAATAAGTAGTTTTACCTATTTATATTAGTAGAGGGTGAAAAACGAACCCGACACCAACCCGATTTGTAAATTTAGTGTAAAAATTTGAACATCTTGTTGCGGGTCGCGTTGTCAAAATGACTTGATCTATGGGTACATAACCATTTTTGATTCCTGTGCGCACCCACTCTCTAGGTGAATGAATATGTTACAAGTGACTAGTCATCTTGATGAAGGGGAGGTTTTTATGAGCAAAAACAGAAAATCCCGGATAGGTCCCACGCGGCCTAATGTGCAACGAATAAATGCCAATACCAATGAACTGAGCTGGCTGGATGAAAGTGAATCCAAGACCAGTCCCCCTGCTAAAGCTGAACACGTGCCCAAGCAAATGATTATTTCCAAAACTCAGAAAGCTGCAGCATCCAAACTGGAGCCTCCTCCAAGGACCCGCCGGACGAACGTGGTTATTTCCCCCGCTGCACCGGTTGTATCGGTCCCGGCACCGCCGCTTTTGCTGTTAAACGAACGAAAGACCAGTAAATCCAGCGATGCTGTGGTGTATACGGATGATATCG includes:
- a CDS encoding UDP-glucose/GDP-mannose dehydrogenase family protein encodes the protein MIVCVIGAGYVGLCTAAVLAKLGHETQCIDKDTEKMIRITQGSVPFFEPGLSELVAEQREAGRLYFSHTMDDCIGRASIIVIAVGTPPASDGSLDLSAVHAVVEKLSGLISSYKTIVTKSTVPPGTNEWIEQTLLDNGVDHQLFDIVSSPEFLREGTAIQDSLQPDRIVIGLKRREPLEVMQELYQNLNAPYVVTGFAEAEMIKYASNAFLATKISFINEISRICDVCGADIVDVSMGLGMDHRIGPHFLRAGLGYGGSCFPKDLNDLIHTALSRQIEPSLLQAVQKVNETQIDVYMQKLIAALEGDPPHKITVWGASFKPQTDDVRSSQSVRLLRRLSETGYNVHAYDPMVRPALPSVTWHHQMYDSVQDADALVIATEWDAFVQADWKLVKNRMKGKLLLDGRNCVNKHTVEACGIRYMGVGRT